In the genome of Candidatus Zixiibacteriota bacterium, the window AACAAGGTCGAAAGCGAGTTGCCAAAGAGCATATCGTAGACGACGGCATGGGTCAATTCGTGGTGCAGGACATGGCGCATATCTTCGTATGAACCAGTGAATGGAATGACAATGCGATTTTTGAATGCTTCGGTGAAACCACCCACACCTTCAGGCAGAAGGCTCGATGTTATATTTGTCTGCTGGAAGTCATTGTGAGAATTATAAATAAAGACCGGAACTCGTTTTTGTATTTTGTATTCAAGTTCTCCGGCTATCTCAACGTACGCCGATTCCATAACGTCGGCGGTGAACTTTGCCGTGGGATAGGAATGGTCATAGAAATAAATATCAAAGTGCCGGCTCTGGATATATTTCCAGTCAAAGTCCCTATATTGGACTTTGTTTTTGCCAAATGATGTTTCCTGGGAGGAAGCGGCTCCTGCCACAAAAAGAACAGTCAAAAACGCAGCGATGAGCAGTTTCATAAGTGTTTTTTCATCCTTATCATACGACGTTTCGATTACGCCCAACGTCTAATTGTTTAGGGCCATTTTTTTATGTCCGTCAAATACAGGGTTTTCCCCTGAATATCTTATACAAGTTGTTTCAGGCCTTAGCTCTTACTATATCGGCACCAAGCCCCGCTAACTTTTCTTCTAACTGGTAGTAGCCTCGGTCAATATGGTAGACGCGCATAAGCTCGGATTTGCCTTTTGCCGCAAGACAGGCAAGAAGAAGACCGGCCCCGGCCCGAATGTCGGGCGACATGACTTCTGCCCCGGAGAGAGAATTGACGCCGTTAATAATGGCCTCATCGCTTGAAATGTTAATATCCGCTCCTAAACGCCGCAGTTCCATTGTGTGCGAAAATCTATCTGTAAAAACAGTCTCCCGTATATGGGAAGTTCCCGATGCAAGGCAGGTTGCGGACATTATACAGGCCTGCAAATCGGTCGGAAAGCCGGGAAAGGGGAAAGTTGTCACATTCACCGCCGAGAGCTTTTTTGGCGATGTCAGCGACAACCCGTTCTTGCGAAGTGTCAACGTGCAGCCCATCTCCCGCAGTTTATGAATCACCATGGTTAAGTCTTCGGGTGGAATCCCTTTGACGTCTATTTTACCGCCTGTCATTGCCGATGCAATGAGATAGGTTCCCGCCACAAGCCGGTCTCCCGAAACGGTATGGTCGACCGCTTTCAGCTTTTTCACCGGTTCCACGGTAATTGTCGGTGTGCCGACTCCGGAAATTTTAGCACCGGCTTGGATAAG includes:
- the murA gene encoding UDP-N-acetylglucosamine 1-carboxyvinyltransferase; this encodes MDKFVIKGPAKIQGKITVDGSKNAALPIIAGTLLIQNGTSIIRNVPPLRDIFTMIEMLRFVGAKVEYDVPQQVVTVNAKTITESTAPYELMRQMRASFLVLGPLLSRLGEAKISLPGGCSLGARPVDYHIKGFAALGAKISEQAGYVIASGKPLKGGEIYFDKPSHTGTENILFGAVFAKNKTIITNAACDPEIADVANFLIQAGAKISGVGTPTITVEPVKKLKAVDHTVSGDRLVAGTYLIASAMTGGKIDVKGIPPEDLTMVIHKLREMGCTLTLRKNGLSLTSPKKLSAVNVTTFPFPGFPTDLQACIMSATCLASGTSHIRETVFTDRFSHTMELRRLGADINISSDEAIINGVNSLSGAEVMSPDIRAGAGLLLACLAAKGKSELMRVYHIDRGYYQLEEKLAGLGADIVRAKA